The Campylobacter armoricus sequence AACTGTATCAATGCTTTTTTCTCCACTAATGGCTCTACCTAGTGGAGGTAAATTTACTCATGGAACAACAGGAACTATAAACAAACCAAACAACAATACTTTAAATATACATGGTAATGGAACAAACTCTGTTATTCAATGGGGGGGGGGATTTAGTATAAATCAAGGTGAGAGCGTGAATTTTAAAGGAAACAATAAAAACTACCTAAACATTGCTCATGGAACAAGTAAATCTACTATAGATGGATTATTAAATGCAAATGGTAATAATGTATTTTTAATCAATCCTAATGGAGTAATCATTACTAAAAATGGAACCATCAATGCTAATCGCTTTGTAGCTTCTACTTCATCGATGAGTAATGAAGATATGCAAAGATTTGCTAATATGAGTAATTTTAATGATGGCTTAAGCTTTTCTCCAGTATTTAAACCTAACCCTAAAGGTGGTAATGTAGTCAATATGGGTAATATTAATGCAGATAATGTATTGCTTATAGGGAATAAAGTAGATATACAAGGTGGTAAGCTAGGTAATGCTAGTTCTACTACACATTTAGTAGGAAATAATGTATATATAGATGCAGATAGCACTAATTTAAATTCAACTATTAATGTAACAGCTATACAAGGTGGTTACATACAAAGACAAATGAATAAATTTGCTAATGATAATTATAATTTTGGAAATAATGTAAATATAAATAAAGTAAATTATACAGATAGTGCTAATACCACTCATAATGGAATTTCTTCTAACTTCAAAAAAGCCCTAACTATAGGTAATATGGGAAATGAAAAAGCTAATGCTACAGAATGGTTTTACTTTGCTAAAGGATGGAATGAAGATTTAGGTAATACGCGAAATATTGATGAGTTTAGATTAGTAGGGAATGTGGATTTTAGCGGCAACAAAGGACAAGGAGTAGAAGGTAAAGACTGGCAAAACTATGCTAATTATTGTTTAAGTACAGGTAATTGTACTAATATGATAGTAGGATTTAGCGACAAAACTATATTTACCAAAACCTTTGATGGACAAGGTTATACTTTAAAAAATATCAATATAGACACAACCAAATTAAGTGATGAGCTTAGATATATTGGATTATTTGGTGATGTGCGAGATACTATTAAAAATGTTAATGTAGATTATATGGGTGGTGGTATAAAGACTGATATTAAGCATTTTTATATTGGTGGTTTTGCTGGCTATGCTGGTAGTGGAACTTTAACAAATATTTCTTTAAAAAATATAGGTAGTATTGATGGTGGTCGTTATACTGGTGGCTTTATCGGTGGTACTTATAAAGGAAATTTATCTAATATTTCTTTAAATAATATAGGAGATATTAGTAGTAAAAAAGGTAGTGCTGGTGGTTTTGCTGGTGATGCTGGGGGAACTTTTAGCAATATTTCTTTAAATAATATAGGAAATATTAGTAGTTATGGTAGTGCTGGTGGTTTTGCTGGTGATGTTGAAAGAGGAATTTTTACTGATATTTCTTTAAATCATATAGGAAATATTACTAGCAAAAACAATGGAACTGGTAGTTATGTTGGTGGTTTTGCTGGTTATGTTAGTGCTTGGTATGATGATGGTTTAGAAGCCAATATTTTTACAAATATTTCTTTAAATAATATAGGAGATATGAGTAGTAGTGCTAGTAATTACACTCGTTCTGGTGGTTTTGCTGGCTGGATTAAAACAGGGACTTTTTCTAATATTTCTTTAAATAATATAGGCAATATTTATAGTGGTAGTGATAATAGTGCTGCTGGCGGTTTTGCTGGTACTATTTTGAATGGAAATTTTACTAATATTTCTATAAATGATTTAGGAAATCTTGCTGGTGATCCAAGATGGCCTTTTGCTGGTTTTGTTGGTGATGTTATTTATGGAACTTTTAAAAATATCTACATATATTTTAATCCAAATATGAGCATAGGTGAATATTCAAAATTAGCAGGCTTATTCTTTGGATATGGAATTAGTGGTGATAATGGTGGTGGTCATGTTAGCTTTGACAATGTCCATATCTACCATAAATATGGAGAATTAGCTAATGCAAATAAAGATCAAAAACACTGGAATGATTTTAACCAAAACGGCTATAAACAAGATAAAATAAACATTCATACTTATACAGATGAAACTCAAGAGAGTTTTTATCAAGACTTTTTATCTAAAGCAAACACTATAGAAAAACCTAATATAACACCACCATCTAAACCAACAGATCCAACTGATTCAGAAGTTATCTTAGGTAGTGATGATTTATATTCTGATATTATTATGGAATGGATTATCAATGAAATAAGAAATGAAAAATATACTATAAGTATTGAAAAGCTAGTTGGTTTGATTAATGCTTTTAAGGGATTAAGCAAAAATTCTAGCGAAGATGAGATTAAAGCTATTGTAAAAACACATTTAGATATAAAAGATGATGATAAAGCTTTAAGTATGGCTCAAGGCATTAGCTTTTTACTAAACTATAAAGAACACAATTTTGATAAAAGATTAAATAATGAAGCCTTAGTTACTTATAATGGTATTATTAGACCTAATGTTAGCAATACTTTAGAGATAATCTCATACTTAGATAAAAATAAAAATGAACTCCAAAAACAATATGATGATTATCTACAAATTAAAGATAATTTCAACAAAGCTTATCAAGCTTATAAAAATGCAGAAACTGAATTTAATAAATTATTAGATTTAGTCAATAAAGGCGAATTAAAATACAATGATCCTAAATTCACTCAAGCTTTTGATAATTGGACTAAGGCTTATAATGATTACAATGCTTTGTCAAATGATATTACTAAGCTTAATGATAATGTTTTAAATATTGCTAGTGTTATTACAGATAAAGATAAGGGTTTAGGTTATACAAATTTTAGTTTTGCTAAATTTGATGATATTACTAAGATTGATTTGATTAAACCAGAACTTCCTGATATAGATAATTCTCAAGGTGGAGATTTGCCTGTATTCGAACAAACAGCCTCACTTAATCTAATAGGTGATGAAGCTTTAGAAGAAGAAGATGAAAAAGAAGAAGTAGAAGAAGCTTCTATGAAACAAAGATCAAGAACTTGTATAGTAAGTGATAATTATAAAACTATGAATCCTTGTGTGGTAGGGGGGAATGTAACTATGAAAACAACAAAACTTTCAAACCATATCTGCCTTTCAGGTGTAGTAGTATCAATGCTTTTTTCTCCACTAATGGCTCTACCTAGTGGAGGTAAATTTACTCATGGAACAACAGGAACTATAAACATTAATGGCAACACTATGAATATTAATGGTAATAAAGTTAATTCTGTCATTCAATGGGGTGGTGGCTTTAGTATAGGAAATAAAGAACAAGTAAATTTTAATGGAAACAATAAAAACTACCTAAACATTGCTCATGGAACAAGTAAATCTACTATAGATGGATTATTAAATGCAAATGGTAATAATGTATTTTTAATCAATCCTAATGGAGTAATCATTACTAAAAATGGAACCATCAATGCTAATCGCTTTGTAGCTTCTACTACTTCTTTAGAAGCAAGACATTTTGAAGAATTTAAAACACAAGGTGCAAATTTCTCCCCAGTATTTAAACCATCTAAAGCTGGTAATGTAGTCAATATGGGTAATATTAATGCAAATAATGTATTGCTTATAGGGAATAAAGTCTTATTACAAAGTTCTTTTAATACAAAGAATAAAACTTTCAATCAAATCAAAGCTTCAAATATACATTTAGTAGGTAATGAAATACATGCTGATATTGCTACTTTAAAAGATATAAATAAATTATATATCACAGCTAAAGATAAAGGCTCACTTTATTTAAATGCTACTGGATATTATTATAATCCATCTTCATTTAGTAATTTTGATTATGAAAGTAAAGCTTATAATGGAATAAATCATAATAATACTAATTTTTCTAATGCAAAATATGTAGGTATAGGTTCTGATATAGATTGGTGGCATTTTGCTAAAGGGTGGAATGAAGATAAAGCAGGATTTAGAGATACAGCTAGTGAATATAGACTTACTAATGATATAGATTTTAAAGGTAACAAAGGACAAGGAGTAGAAGGTAAAGACTGGCAAAACTATGCTAATTATTGTATAGATGGTTTAGGTTGTACTTCTATGATAGTTGGCTATGATGCTTATAATGCTTTTAACAAAACCTTTGATGGACAAGGATATATTTTAAAAAATATCAATATAGATGCAAGTTCTTTAGATAATAAACCTGAATATGTTGGTATATTTGGTGAAATTAAACATGCAACTATTAAAAATATCAATGTAGATTATATGGGTGGTGGTATAAAGGTTACTAATGATGATGGTAGCTATGCTGGTGGTTTTGCTGGTTGGGCTAGTGGTGGAACCTTTAGCAATATTTCTTTGAGTAATATAGGGGATATTAGTGGTGGCAGTGGTTTTGTTGATTATGCTTATGAT is a genomic window containing:
- a CDS encoding filamentous hemagglutinin N-terminal domain-containing protein: MKKLANHIILSGVTVSMLFSPLMALPSGGKFTHGTTGTINKPNNNTLNIHGNGTNSVIQWGGGFSINQGESVNFKGNNKNYLNIAHGTSKSTIDGLLNANGNNVFLINPNGVIITKNGTINANRFVASTSSMSNEDMQRFANMSNFNDGLSFSPVFKPNPKGGNVVNMGNINADNVLLIGNKVDIQGGKLGNASSTTHLVGNNVYIDADSTNLNSTINVTAIQGGYIQRQMNKFANDNYNFGNNVNINKVNYTDSANTTHNGISSNFKKALTIGNMGNEKANATEWFYFAKGWNEDLGNTRNIDEFRLVGNVDFSGNKGQGVEGKDWQNYANYCLSTGNCTNMIVGFSDKTIFTKTFDGQGYTLKNINIDTTKLSDELRYIGLFGDVRDTIKNVNVDYMGGGIKTDIKHFYIGGFAGYAGSGTLTNISLKNIGSIDGGRYTGGFIGGTYKGNLSNISLNNIGDISSKKGSAGGFAGDAGGTFSNISLNNIGNISSYGSAGGFAGDVERGIFTDISLNHIGNITSKNNGTGSYVGGFAGYVSAWYDDGLEANIFTNISLNNIGDMSSSASNYTRSGGFAGWIKTGTFSNISLNNIGNIYSGSDNSAAGGFAGTILNGNFTNISINDLGNLAGDPRWPFAGFVGDVIYGTFKNIYIYFNPNMSIGEYSKLAGLFFGYGISGDNGGGHVSFDNVHIYHKYGELANANKDQKHWNDFNQNGYKQDKINIHTYTDETQESFYQDFLSKANTIEKPNITPPSKPTDPTDSEVILGSDDLYSDIIMEWIINEIRNEKYTISIEKLVGLINAFKGLSKNSSEDEIKAIVKTHLDIKDDDKALSMAQGISFLLNYKEHNFDKRLNNEALVTYNGIIRPNVSNTLEIISYLDKNKNELQKQYDDYLQIKDNFNKAYQAYKNAETEFNKLLDLVNKGELKYNDPKFTQAFDNWTKAYNDYNALSNDITKLNDNVLNIASVITDKDKGLGYTNFSFAKFDDITKIDLIKPELPDIDNSQGGDLPVFEQTASLNLIGDEALEEEDEKEEVEEASMKQRSRTCIVSDNYKTMNPCVVGGNVTMKTTKLSNHICLSGVVVSMLFSPLMALPSGGKFTHGTTGTININGNTMNINGNKVNSVIQWGGGFSIGNKEQVNFNGNNKNYLNIAHGTSKSTIDGLLNANGNNVFLINPNGVIITKNGTINANRFVASTTSLEARHFEEFKTQGANFSPVFKPSKAGNVVNMGNINANNVLLIGNKVLLQSSFNTKNKTFNQIKASNIHLVGNEIHADIATLKDINKLYITAKDKGSLYLNATGYYYNPSSFSNFDYESKAYNGINHNNTNFSNAKYVGIGSDIDWWHFAKGWNEDKAGFRDTASEYRLTNDIDFKGNKGQGVEGKDWQNYANYCIDGLGCTSMIVGYDAYNAFNKTFDGQGYILKNINIDASSLDNKPEYVGIFGEIKHATIKNINVDYMGGGIKVTNDDGSYAGGFAGWASGGTFSNISLSNIGDISGGSGFVDYAYDGTFSNISLNNIGDISGGSGFAGNANGGTFSNISLNNIGDISNSDSYAGGFAGIAGGTFSNISLNNIGNISSGRSAGGFAGEARGTYTNISLNHIGSISSNSNNDDGSAGGFAGDVDERGIFTDISLNHIGNISSSSKYNSYAGGFVGYVDKGGTFTNISLNHIRNISSSGNYSYAGGFVGWARYVKGKDITFTNISLNHIGNISSSSSKYSSYAGGFIGNASDGTFSNISLNNIGNISSSSSGGGGYSNSSYAGGFVGYAGRTFSNISLNNIGNISSSSGGRSSYAGGFASVINRQTFSNISLNHIGDISSSGGSEYGSYAGGFVGGVFDSATFKNIYIFFNPNMSISANGGNQNYAGKFFGYKNNYNPTFDNVHIYHHKDDLANANNDSDYWGNSNNKIQIHTYNDNDKNQAYNQFKQQDNTIARPIVQLPNITPPSNPSNPPDLTDTNVKLDENDLHQDIVNEIINDITNNHYELNIANLLNMLKDKTNYTNMNEEQKTNFIAKYFLKGDTTKALEVVQSLDFLLAYENNGLSTASNDKFEANGLSVKNTLIANTKKTIKNKNDLFDFLSDDLKNLVVNYNQNITDLKTAQEQLKIAIAKYNDYVKKVNENPSIKNDATLNALKAEVDRLDNLSKELFASINNNQELLQTYQNKTSTDSNNHFKIIGKFDNVALLTPNLDEIVVDGNENEDYKKVSRQVANAQKQTPTFEYEEDEKEEVEEASMKQRSRTCIVSDNYKTMNPCVVGECSLINI